From the genome of Thermogutta terrifontis, one region includes:
- a CDS encoding CvpA family protein, whose product MLVYLLWIVIVGACVGFIFREGLWSAFIRFVNILMAGILATNFFEPAARMMEDMIGPNLTYFYDFLAFWLVFSVSMIILHIATAFLSRVKVRFNLYLNQAGAVVMGLFTGILMCWLFNFSLHLAPLGTKPFMTPILSEDGTPLGVQWARVASYLSKGALSRSVSEAEAARYGGPVAAFPGAKNIFQTYYERAQKLEEQVTSGGGFTTESAPPR is encoded by the coding sequence ATGCTGGTCTACCTGTTGTGGATCGTCATCGTTGGCGCGTGCGTGGGCTTCATCTTTCGCGAGGGGCTGTGGAGTGCCTTCATCCGATTCGTCAACATCTTGATGGCGGGTATCCTGGCCACGAATTTCTTCGAGCCAGCCGCCAGAATGATGGAGGACATGATCGGCCCGAACCTCACATACTTTTACGACTTTCTGGCATTCTGGCTGGTCTTTTCTGTGTCGATGATCATTCTTCATATCGCGACGGCATTCTTGTCCCGCGTGAAGGTGCGATTCAATCTCTATCTCAACCAGGCAGGGGCGGTGGTAATGGGTCTCTTCACCGGCATCCTCATGTGCTGGTTGTTCAATTTTTCCCTCCATCTCGCTCCGCTCGGTACCAAACCATTTATGACGCCGATTCTTAGCGAGGACGGCACGCCGCTGGGCGTTCAGTGGGCCCGCGTGGCCAGTTATCTTTCCAAAGGAGCGCTCTCGCGGTCCGTTTCGGAAGCGGAAGCGGCTCGCTACGGCGGGCCAGTGGCCGCCTTCCCAGGGGCCAAGAATATTTTCCAGACGTATTACGAACGGGCCCAGAAGCTGGAAGAGCAGGTGACTTCCGGCGGAGGATTCACCACCGAATCGGCCCCGCCGAGATAG